A region of Reichenbachiella carrageenanivorans DNA encodes the following proteins:
- a CDS encoding NAD(P)-dependent oxidoreductase yields the protein MSKIGILKEGKIPIDRRVAITPSQAQLIKARFPNVELVCQKSDIRCFSDNDYAQAGIALVDNVADCDIIFGVKEVPLGQLIPNKTYFFFSHTIKKQEYNRDLLNEALDKNIRLIDYETLTNAQHQRIIAFGRYAGIVGAYNALWAFGKRYNLFHIRRAHECFDLDDMKTEYSKIKLPIIKIAITGGGRVAKGAMEVLLSMNMRKVTPERFVNEDFQEPVFTQLNSRDYNRHKDGKDFKRSDFFEHPENFESDFYQYAKSTDLLIACAYWKPEAPVLFTRKEATHRDFKINIIADVTCDIEGSIPSTIRPATIEDPVFDYDPTTGREMPAFSDEGNITVMSVDNLPCELPRNASEDFGKELVNNILPCLLGEDPDRIIERATITNKGKLTKEYAYLQKYADGKE from the coding sequence ATGTCGAAAATTGGCATCCTAAAAGAAGGCAAAATTCCGATTGATAGAAGAGTAGCCATCACTCCCTCTCAAGCTCAGTTGATCAAAGCGCGTTTTCCTAACGTGGAATTGGTCTGTCAGAAAAGCGACATCCGTTGCTTCTCCGACAACGACTATGCACAAGCAGGCATAGCACTGGTAGATAACGTGGCCGACTGCGACATCATATTCGGCGTGAAAGAGGTGCCTTTAGGACAATTAATCCCCAATAAGACTTATTTTTTCTTTTCTCATACAATCAAAAAACAAGAATACAATAGAGACTTGCTCAATGAAGCACTAGACAAGAATATCCGTCTCATCGACTACGAAACCCTAACCAATGCCCAGCATCAGCGCATCATAGCGTTTGGTAGATATGCTGGCATTGTAGGCGCATACAATGCCTTATGGGCCTTTGGCAAAAGATATAACCTCTTTCACATCAGGCGAGCACATGAGTGTTTTGATTTGGATGACATGAAAACAGAATACAGCAAAATCAAGTTACCCATTATCAAGATTGCAATCACAGGCGGTGGAAGAGTGGCTAAAGGAGCCATGGAGGTTTTACTCAGCATGAATATGCGCAAAGTCACTCCAGAGCGATTTGTCAACGAAGATTTTCAAGAACCCGTATTCACCCAACTCAACAGCCGTGACTATAATAGGCACAAAGATGGCAAAGACTTCAAACGTTCTGATTTTTTTGAGCACCCCGAAAATTTCGAATCTGATTTTTATCAATACGCCAAATCTACTGACTTGTTGATTGCTTGCGCATATTGGAAACCTGAAGCTCCAGTGCTATTCACTCGAAAAGAAGCAACACATAGAGACTTCAAAATCAATATTATCGCAGATGTGACCTGCGACATCGAAGGATCTATACCATCTACCATCCGACCTGCCACAATCGAAGATCCCGTATTTGACTATGACCCCACTACCGGACGGGAAATGCCTGCATTTTCGGATGAGGGCAACATAACAGTAATGTCTGTCGACAATCTACCCTGCGAGCTTCCTAGAAATGCTTCAGAAGATTTTGGGAAAGAATTAGTAAACAATATTTTACCCTGCTTATTGGGCGAAGACCCCGATCGAATCATCGAAAGAGCAACAATAACTAACAAAGGAAAACTCACAAAAGAATACGCCTACTTGCAAAAGTATGCAGATGGAAAAGAGTAA
- a CDS encoding TIGR00266 family protein, with protein MRSHEIDYEIKGESIQIVEIELDPRETVVAEAGAMLFMEDGIVFETKMGDGSEPDQGFFGKLVSAGTRALTGESLFMTHFTNHGSGKRKVAFSAPYPGTVIPVDLQQSPNQELIVQKDGFLCAALGTKISISLNKRFGSGLIGGEGFILQKLQGDGMAFVHAGGTVIERQLNNETLRIDTGCVVAYESTLDFDIQSAGGLKSMVFGGEGMFLATMHGTGKVWLQSMPIRKLIQAIAPYGKNATKESSSILGDFLE; from the coding sequence ATGAGAAGCCACGAAATCGACTACGAAATCAAAGGAGAGAGTATCCAAATCGTAGAAATAGAATTGGACCCAAGAGAAACCGTAGTCGCAGAAGCTGGCGCCATGCTCTTCATGGAAGACGGCATCGTCTTTGAAACCAAAATGGGTGACGGCTCAGAGCCAGATCAAGGTTTTTTTGGCAAACTTGTATCAGCTGGCACTCGTGCTTTGACTGGTGAGTCCTTGTTTATGACTCACTTTACCAATCACGGCTCTGGCAAACGAAAAGTAGCTTTTTCGGCTCCCTACCCTGGCACAGTGATTCCTGTCGACCTGCAGCAATCACCCAATCAGGAACTAATTGTACAGAAAGACGGCTTCTTGTGTGCTGCCTTGGGCACCAAAATATCTATCTCGCTCAACAAACGTTTCGGTTCGGGACTGATCGGTGGAGAAGGCTTTATCCTACAAAAATTACAAGGCGATGGTATGGCCTTCGTACATGCTGGCGGCACAGTCATCGAGCGCCAGCTCAACAACGAAACGTTGAGAATCGATACGGGCTGCGTAGTCGCCTACGAATCAACTTTAGATTTTGATATCCAATCGGCAGGTGGGCTCAAGTCCATGGTATTTGGTGGAGAAGGTATGTTTTTGGCTACAATGCATGGCACAGGTAAAGTCTGGCTACAATCTATGCCTATACGAAAACTCATTCAGGCCATTGCCCCTTATGGTAAAAATGCCACGAAGGAAAGCTCATCTATTCTTGGCGACTTTTTAGAATAG
- the gltX gene encoding glutamate--tRNA ligase, whose protein sequence is MSNEIRVRFAPSPTGVLHIGGVRTALYNYLFAKKHGGKFILRIEDTDQTRFVEGAEQYIKDALAWCGIQIDEGTDQGGDYAPYKQSERKELYKKYAQQMLDEGTAYYAFDTAEELDKMREALKAAKANSLNYNSITRNTMKNSLTLSEEEVAQRLASGEPYVIRIKVPAKEDVRLNDMIRGWVNVHTSTMDDKVLMKSDGMPTYHLANVVDDYLMKITHVIRGEEWLPSAPLHVLLYRYLGWENSMPQFAHLPLLLKPDGNGKLSKRDAAKHGFPIFPMEWKATAEDAALKGFKEEGYLNTAFVNFLALLGWNPGTENEIFSLDELIEAFTIERVSKAGAKFDIDKAIWFNQQYIRNLAPSDLATMLLEQAQTASIKCDEQKALAIAELLQERIDFIPELISKGKYFFEAPSEYVEKVVRKKWDNTAKQVFEALAANMNGKNWNAEDFQNGLEQAVTALDTKVGMVMQILRVAITGEAGGPDLMRVMEVLGTNEVADRIKKATNAFDQAANNE, encoded by the coding sequence ATGAGTAACGAAATAAGAGTAAGATTTGCACCTAGCCCAACAGGCGTTCTTCATATAGGTGGTGTACGCACCGCCTTGTACAATTATCTGTTTGCTAAAAAGCATGGAGGAAAGTTCATCCTCAGAATAGAAGACACAGACCAAACCCGATTCGTAGAAGGAGCCGAACAATATATCAAAGATGCTTTGGCTTGGTGTGGTATCCAAATCGACGAAGGCACTGACCAAGGCGGCGACTATGCGCCATATAAACAGTCTGAGCGCAAAGAACTATACAAAAAATACGCACAACAAATGCTCGACGAAGGCACAGCTTACTACGCCTTCGATACAGCTGAAGAATTGGACAAAATGCGAGAAGCCCTGAAGGCGGCTAAAGCCAATTCACTCAATTATAATTCGATTACACGAAATACCATGAAAAACTCCTTGACGCTATCCGAAGAAGAGGTAGCTCAACGATTGGCTTCGGGAGAGCCTTATGTGATCAGAATAAAAGTACCCGCCAAAGAAGACGTCCGCCTCAATGACATGATTCGCGGCTGGGTCAACGTGCATACCTCCACCATGGATGACAAAGTTTTAATGAAATCAGACGGCATGCCTACTTATCATTTGGCCAATGTAGTCGATGACTATTTGATGAAAATCACCCATGTGATCCGTGGAGAAGAGTGGCTACCCTCTGCCCCCCTGCATGTCTTACTATACAGATATTTAGGCTGGGAAAACAGCATGCCACAGTTTGCCCATTTGCCACTTTTACTCAAGCCTGATGGCAATGGAAAACTCAGCAAGCGTGATGCCGCCAAACACGGATTTCCTATTTTCCCTATGGAATGGAAAGCCACAGCCGAAGATGCTGCACTCAAAGGTTTTAAAGAAGAGGGTTATCTGAATACAGCATTTGTAAACTTTCTTGCTCTGCTTGGTTGGAACCCTGGAACAGAAAATGAAATATTCAGTTTAGATGAATTGATTGAAGCTTTCACCATCGAAAGAGTGAGTAAGGCTGGCGCCAAATTTGACATAGACAAAGCCATCTGGTTCAACCAACAATACATTAGAAACCTCGCACCTAGTGACTTAGCCACTATGCTTTTAGAACAAGCACAAACTGCCAGCATCAAGTGTGACGAACAAAAAGCATTGGCCATAGCCGAGCTACTGCAAGAAAGAATTGATTTCATTCCCGAATTGATTTCTAAAGGCAAATACTTCTTTGAAGCACCTAGCGAGTACGTAGAAAAAGTGGTGAGAAAAAAATGGGACAACACCGCCAAACAGGTTTTTGAGGCTTTAGCCGCAAATATGAATGGTAAAAATTGGAACGCAGAAGATTTTCAAAATGGCTTAGAGCAAGCAGTCACTGCCTTAGATACCAAAGTAGGCATGGTCATGCAAATCTTGAGAGTAGCTATAACGGGAGAAGCTGGTGGCCCAGACTTAATGAGGGTCATGGAAGTACTCGGAACAAATGAAGTGGCTGATCGTATAAAAAAAGCAACTAATGCTTTTGATCAAGCAGCGAACAATGAGTAA
- a CDS encoding RidA family protein yields the protein MKKIINTENAPAPIGPYSQSTLAGNTLYVSGQIAIVPGSDQIMLDSIEEETHQVMKNMGAILEAAGTSYSNVVKCSIFVSDMGNFGKINAVYGEYFSSNPPARETVEVSCLPKNVNVEISCIAVL from the coding sequence ATGAAAAAAATCATCAACACAGAAAACGCCCCTGCTCCCATAGGCCCCTATAGCCAATCCACACTAGCAGGCAATACATTATATGTATCTGGACAGATTGCCATTGTGCCTGGTAGCGACCAGATTATGCTAGACAGTATAGAGGAAGAAACCCATCAAGTAATGAAAAACATGGGTGCCATCCTAGAAGCAGCAGGCACTAGTTATAGCAACGTAGTGAAGTGCTCTATTTTCGTCAGCGACATGGGCAATTTCGGGAAAATAAATGCTGTGTACGGTGAGTATTTTTCCAGCAACCCACCAGCCAGGGAAACGGTAGAAGTAAGCTGCTTACCCAAAAATGTGAATGTTGAAATTTCCTGCATTGCCGTTTTATAA
- the glmS gene encoding glutamine--fructose-6-phosphate transaminase (isomerizing), with the protein MCGIVAYIGDQDAFPLIIKGLKRLEYRGYDSTGVSVHDHGLKVYKKAGKVADLVAAVEGQKINGTIGIGHTRWATHGEPNDRNAHPHFSANKSLSIIHNGIIENYDTIKEQLLSKGYSFVSDTDTEVLITFIEDIKKQNNVDLEQAVRSALHAVEGAYAIVILDEENPDQLIAARKGSPMVLGIGNKEYFIASDATPIIEYTNEVVYLKDREIAIVNREGFRITNIDDVEQTPYIQKVEMKLEELEKGGYEHFMLKEIFEQPNSIADSMRGRLDAVNGNLTLGGIYEYAQALINSRRIIILACGTSWHSGLVAEYLFEEYCRIPVEVEYASEFRYRNPVIHEGDIVIAISQSGETADTLAAIELAKSKGAIILGIVNVVGSSISRVTHEGAYLHTGPEIGVASTKAFTGQLSVLTMIALSVAHKKGTITQTRYKELLVELSRIPAKIKEVLDNNSVVEEIAERFKDAKNFIYLGRGYNFPVALEGALKLKEISYIHAEGYPAAEMKHGPIALIDEEMPVVFIATRDSSYDKVVSNIQEVKARKGVVIAVVTKGDALIPALADYIIEVPACEEALMPLVSVIPLQLLSYHIAVMRGCNVDQPRNLAKSVTVE; encoded by the coding sequence ATGTGTGGAATTGTAGCCTATATTGGCGATCAAGATGCCTTCCCTTTGATCATCAAAGGACTTAAAAGACTTGAATATAGAGGATATGATAGTACTGGTGTTTCAGTACACGACCATGGACTCAAAGTGTATAAAAAAGCTGGAAAAGTAGCCGATCTCGTGGCTGCGGTAGAAGGTCAGAAAATCAACGGTACGATAGGCATCGGCCACACGCGATGGGCTACGCACGGCGAACCTAACGACCGCAATGCGCACCCTCATTTTTCTGCCAATAAGTCGCTGTCTATTATTCATAATGGTATCATCGAAAACTATGATACCATCAAAGAGCAACTTCTATCCAAAGGGTATTCGTTTGTAAGCGATACAGACACTGAAGTACTTATCACCTTCATAGAAGACATCAAAAAGCAAAACAACGTAGACCTAGAACAAGCGGTTCGTTCTGCCCTACATGCCGTAGAAGGTGCTTATGCCATTGTCATTCTGGATGAAGAAAACCCTGATCAGCTCATCGCTGCTAGAAAAGGCAGCCCAATGGTATTAGGCATTGGTAATAAAGAATATTTTATCGCATCTGATGCCACACCAATCATTGAGTACACCAACGAAGTGGTTTATCTCAAAGATCGAGAAATCGCTATTGTAAACCGCGAAGGCTTTAGAATCACCAATATTGATGATGTAGAGCAAACACCTTATATCCAAAAGGTGGAGATGAAACTCGAAGAACTAGAAAAGGGAGGGTATGAGCATTTTATGCTTAAGGAAATTTTCGAACAGCCTAACTCTATTGCGGATAGTATGAGGGGTCGGCTAGATGCTGTAAATGGCAACCTCACCCTAGGGGGCATATACGAATACGCTCAAGCGCTTATTAATTCCAGACGAATCATCATCTTAGCATGCGGCACTTCGTGGCATTCAGGCCTCGTGGCAGAATACCTATTTGAAGAATACTGTCGCATTCCTGTAGAGGTAGAATATGCATCAGAGTTTAGATACAGAAACCCAGTCATCCATGAAGGAGACATTGTCATTGCCATCTCCCAATCTGGAGAAACCGCTGATACCCTAGCCGCTATCGAATTGGCAAAATCCAAAGGTGCCATCATTCTTGGAATTGTCAATGTAGTAGGATCTTCTATTTCTAGAGTCACGCATGAAGGTGCTTATCTGCATACTGGGCCAGAAATAGGGGTAGCCAGTACTAAAGCCTTTACAGGCCAACTGTCCGTATTGACCATGATTGCCCTGAGCGTTGCTCATAAAAAAGGAACGATTACTCAAACTCGATACAAAGAACTCCTAGTTGAATTGTCTCGCATCCCTGCCAAAATAAAGGAGGTACTAGACAATAACTCAGTAGTAGAGGAAATTGCTGAGCGATTCAAAGACGCTAAAAACTTCATCTATTTAGGTAGAGGATACAACTTTCCAGTAGCACTCGAGGGGGCTTTGAAACTCAAAGAAATATCGTATATCCATGCAGAAGGTTATCCTGCTGCCGAAATGAAACATGGCCCTATTGCCTTGATCGATGAAGAAATGCCCGTGGTATTTATCGCTACAAGGGACAGCTCATACGACAAAGTAGTCTCTAACATCCAGGAAGTAAAAGCACGAAAAGGTGTAGTCATTGCTGTTGTCACGAAAGGTGACGCTTTGATACCTGCTTTAGCCGATTACATCATTGAGGTACCTGCCTGTGAAGAGGCTCTGATGCCTCTGGTATCTGTCATTCCGTTGCAGTTGCTCTCTTATCACATCGCAGTTATGCGAGGTTGCAATGTCGATCAGCCAAGAAACCTCGCCAAATCAGTAACTGTAGAATAA
- a CDS encoding DUF4270 domain-containing protein, whose product MNLLDKNWPGLLILVTLAIFSCADPHDIGLGLDPDGIRVNVLYTELPLEVTNVRLDSIKTSQDSRLLIGKNVDPIFGTTRSVAFSQLSLPTTVPTLTDDHTYVVDSTVIHLHYDDVHTDQIVASQHFDVYQLTDTLFNTATYLANFDTPYRTDKKEGSFDFILNETSILDKDSLNYILKFRMEDSMGDELFAIATGAQGSSVSPAGALRYEYKGIAIVGAESNTALISFKPLDSTSIVIHYHEVDPYTDNGIAMDSVYSDSLTLNVSLGSFFYNQIKTDRSGSTMAASPTESYSSFTAGDGNIYLQPSSGIFPKLNLDTLNKFFEANPTIQVNRLEFVSETKANSKYYGNVPNLRYLYVDAADGSKINSVQLAANILTEAIIMTDNGYLAGIADPLIAPIDETSLTYSGVPTFFGQLVENESLEVDHLLVMPQDITTPKFSIFDEKTGFRIKLYYTLPE is encoded by the coding sequence ATGAACTTGTTGGATAAAAACTGGCCTGGGCTACTGATACTCGTAACCCTAGCCATTTTTTCGTGTGCGGATCCCCATGACATTGGCTTGGGCTTAGATCCTGATGGTATTAGAGTAAACGTATTGTACACTGAGCTTCCTCTTGAAGTCACGAACGTGCGGCTTGATAGTATTAAAACCAGTCAGGACTCGAGATTATTAATAGGGAAAAATGTTGACCCCATCTTTGGCACTACCAGATCAGTGGCATTTAGCCAGTTGAGTTTGCCTACTACTGTACCTACGCTGACAGACGATCATACATATGTAGTAGACTCTACCGTCATCCATTTACACTATGACGATGTGCATACAGATCAAATTGTGGCTTCTCAGCACTTTGACGTATATCAACTCACAGATACGCTCTTCAATACTGCTACCTATTTGGCCAACTTTGATACCCCCTATAGAACTGACAAAAAAGAAGGTAGTTTTGATTTTATACTCAACGAAACTAGTATTCTTGACAAAGACAGCTTAAACTATATTCTAAAATTTAGAATGGAAGATAGCATGGGCGACGAATTGTTTGCCATAGCTACTGGAGCTCAAGGCTCAAGTGTCTCTCCAGCTGGTGCTTTAAGATATGAGTACAAAGGCATTGCAATCGTAGGTGCAGAGTCCAACACTGCACTCATTAGTTTCAAACCACTGGATTCTACCAGCATTGTCATCCATTACCACGAAGTAGACCCATATACAGACAACGGCATAGCAATGGACTCCGTATATTCGGATTCGCTCACACTCAATGTCTCACTCGGGTCATTCTTTTACAATCAAATTAAAACTGACCGAAGTGGATCTACCATGGCGGCAAGCCCTACTGAAAGCTACTCGAGTTTTACCGCAGGTGACGGCAACATCTATTTACAACCCTCTTCTGGAATATTTCCAAAATTAAACCTTGATACGCTGAACAAGTTTTTTGAAGCAAATCCTACAATACAGGTTAACAGATTGGAGTTTGTATCCGAAACTAAAGCCAATTCTAAATACTATGGCAATGTACCAAACCTTCGGTATTTGTATGTAGATGCTGCAGATGGATCAAAAATAAATAGTGTACAACTTGCCGCCAACATACTTACAGAAGCCATCATCATGACTGACAATGGCTACTTGGCTGGCATAGCAGACCCACTCATAGCACCTATAGACGAAACCTCCCTGACTTATTCTGGAGTACCTACATTTTTTGGTCAGTTGGTTGAAAACGAGTCGTTAGAAGTAGATCATCTTTTGGTGATGCCCCAAGACATCACTACCCCAAAGTTTTCTATCTTTGATGAAAAAACAGGGTTTAGGATCAAGCTATATTATACCCTACCAGAATAA
- a CDS encoding glycogen/starch synthase → MSKYKILYVASEINPFLQTTEVADFVRALPQAMQERGMEIRILVPRFGLINERKNRLHEVVRLSGINIAVGDEEKPLIIKVASIPNAKLQVYFIDNEDYFHRKSVFFDKEENFHADNDERAIFFCKGVLETVKKLGWSPDIVHCNDWMTSLIPLYLKTTYKNDPIFKDAKSVFTLYDNEFEHKFEGDLINKVMMMDIEESMLEHLSTKDFAGFVKLGIEYADAVIKSKNETNKIIDELISSAPNGKKVDTIQKDDNFLDSYYNLYNELVG, encoded by the coding sequence ATGTCAAAGTACAAAATACTATATGTGGCGAGTGAAATTAATCCTTTTTTACAAACTACAGAAGTAGCCGATTTTGTGAGAGCATTGCCTCAGGCAATGCAAGAGAGGGGAATGGAAATTAGAATTTTGGTTCCTCGGTTTGGATTGATCAATGAAAGAAAGAACAGACTTCACGAAGTTGTTCGACTATCAGGAATAAACATTGCGGTAGGCGACGAAGAAAAGCCTTTGATTATCAAAGTAGCTTCAATCCCAAATGCCAAATTGCAAGTATACTTTATCGACAACGAAGACTATTTCCATAGAAAGTCTGTATTTTTCGACAAGGAAGAGAATTTTCATGCAGATAATGATGAACGCGCCATTTTCTTTTGCAAGGGCGTACTCGAAACTGTAAAAAAATTAGGATGGTCTCCAGACATCGTACATTGCAACGATTGGATGACAAGCCTAATCCCACTTTATCTAAAAACTACATACAAAAACGACCCGATCTTCAAAGATGCCAAGTCGGTATTTACACTGTATGACAACGAATTCGAACACAAATTCGAAGGAGACTTGATCAACAAAGTAATGATGATGGACATCGAAGAGAGCATGCTGGAACATCTAAGTACAAAAGATTTCGCAGGTTTTGTAAAGCTAGGCATCGAATATGCCGATGCTGTCATTAAGTCTAAAAATGAAACAAACAAAATCATTGATGAATTGATTTCTTCTGCACCTAACGGCAAAAAGGTAGATACAATTCAAAAAGATGATAACTTTTTAGACTCCTATTATAATTTATATAATGAACTTGTTGGATAA
- the panC gene encoding pantoate--beta-alanine ligase, with amino-acid sequence MKIVESIVELQAYLDLQRLKGKAVGLVPTMGALHQGHLELIHASVHACDLTVCSIFVNPTQFNNPDDLLKYPKQLETDQQLLSKAGCDVVFVPTVAEMYPDQTESLSMSFGVLEHVLEGEFRPGHFSGVGVVVSKLLNIVQPQVAFFGQKDLQQLAVIRKMVRDLNIRTKIVAVPTVREPSGLAMSSRNLRLSEIEKEIAAHLYKTMQGLKDRVCFGDNVPVAIAQSKDLLAQVDGLQLEYLEVVDSATMQVVSDLSAADSISICAAAHVGEVRIIDNMYIKQTD; translated from the coding sequence ATGAAAATAGTTGAAAGTATAGTAGAGTTGCAAGCCTATTTGGATTTGCAGCGATTGAAAGGAAAAGCAGTGGGCTTGGTGCCTACTATGGGTGCCCTGCACCAAGGACATCTAGAATTGATACATGCGTCCGTACACGCTTGCGACCTGACGGTGTGTAGTATTTTCGTAAACCCTACTCAGTTTAACAACCCCGACGATTTATTAAAATACCCCAAACAATTAGAAACCGATCAGCAATTGCTTTCAAAAGCAGGTTGTGATGTGGTTTTTGTGCCAACGGTAGCGGAGATGTATCCAGATCAGACAGAAAGTTTAAGCATGAGTTTTGGCGTTTTGGAGCATGTCCTAGAGGGAGAGTTTAGGCCAGGTCATTTTTCTGGAGTGGGCGTGGTGGTGTCGAAGTTGCTCAATATCGTCCAGCCACAGGTGGCATTTTTTGGTCAGAAGGATTTGCAGCAGCTCGCGGTAATCCGAAAAATGGTGAGAGACTTAAATATCAGGACAAAGATAGTAGCAGTGCCTACCGTAAGAGAGCCAAGCGGACTGGCTATGTCTTCCCGCAACCTTCGTCTGTCTGAGATAGAAAAAGAAATAGCAGCCCATCTATACAAAACCATGCAAGGCTTGAAAGATAGGGTGTGCTTTGGAGATAATGTGCCTGTTGCTATAGCGCAGAGCAAGGATTTACTGGCGCAGGTAGATGGGCTTCAGTTGGAGTATTTGGAAGTGGTAGACTCTGCTACTATGCAGGTCGTGAGTGATCTGAGTGCCGCTGATAGTATTTCTATTTGTGCGGCAGCACATGTCGGCGAAGTGAGAATTATTGATAATATGTACATAAAACAAACCGATTGA
- a CDS encoding lysylphosphatidylglycerol synthase transmembrane domain-containing protein, with amino-acid sequence MKISSILKYSFSLLLAGVLFYFAFRNVSITDFLNKVSEVNYWWVVWSVVLSLLSHWLRAYRWNLMLRPLGYEKLSDGRTFLAVMTGYLANLAFPRLGEVTRCGVMKKNDKVPMSISFGTVITERAIDFLILLSLILLDFIIEFDLVYDFFISSVGWDTEADHTWTIVIIAFILVVLAIVGVLILKRILEYEFENAFLQKIHRVLTDIVNGLLSIRKIQNISGFVISTIGIWVFYYLMSYVIFFSISETSSLGFGAGLSILAAAGVAMAMPVQGGIGAYHTLVSGVLIIYGIEATSGLFFATLLHTSQLVSILFFGGLSVLGTLIIARKRKTEDPLKP; translated from the coding sequence TTGAAAATTTCATCTATCCTGAAGTATAGCTTTTCATTGTTGCTCGCTGGCGTGCTTTTTTACTTCGCTTTTCGCAATGTTTCTATCACTGACTTTTTGAATAAAGTCAGTGAGGTCAACTATTGGTGGGTCGTTTGGTCAGTTGTGTTGTCATTGCTGAGCCACTGGCTTCGAGCGTATAGGTGGAACCTGATGTTGCGTCCCTTGGGTTATGAAAAGCTTTCTGATGGTCGTACGTTTTTGGCAGTGATGACAGGTTATTTGGCCAATTTGGCTTTCCCAAGATTGGGTGAGGTCACTCGATGTGGTGTGATGAAAAAAAATGATAAGGTGCCGATGAGTATTTCATTTGGAACTGTGATCACGGAGCGGGCCATAGATTTTTTGATTTTGCTATCTCTTATCCTGTTAGATTTTATCATAGAATTTGATTTGGTGTATGATTTCTTCATCAGCTCTGTAGGCTGGGATACAGAGGCCGATCATACCTGGACGATTGTTATTATTGCTTTTATCCTTGTGGTTTTAGCTATAGTAGGAGTACTTATTCTGAAAAGAATTTTAGAGTATGAGTTTGAAAATGCCTTTCTTCAAAAGATACATCGTGTGCTCACAGATATAGTAAATGGGTTGTTGTCTATTAGGAAAATACAGAATATTTCGGGCTTTGTCATTTCTACGATTGGTATATGGGTGTTTTACTATTTGATGAGTTATGTGATCTTTTTCTCAATTAGCGAGACATCGAGCCTCGGTTTTGGTGCAGGCTTATCTATATTGGCAGCTGCTGGAGTAGCTATGGCTATGCCTGTGCAAGGAGGTATAGGCGCTTATCATACGTTAGTGAGTGGCGTGCTGATCATCTACGGAATAGAGGCGACTAGCGGATTGTTTTTTGCCACTTTGCTCCATACCTCTCAGTTAGTGAGTATTTTGTTTTTTGGGGGGCTCAGTGTATTAGGGACTTTAATAATTGCTCGAAAGAGAAAAACAGAAGATCCCCTAAAACCGTAA
- a CDS encoding zinc metallopeptidase, with protein MLIIFLVFFLVGLYVSNKLKSKFKKYSQIALQSGLSGREIAELMLRDNGITDVKVISVQGHLSDHYNPANKTVNLSPEVYAGRSAAAAAVAAHECGHAVQHATAYSFLEFRSAMVPIQNISSKILNFILIGMFFFGFAMKSFGLDTIFLVVVAAQFVITMFSLVTLPVEFDASKRALAWIDQRGIVTSQEHSMAKDALHWAAMTYVVAALAAITQLLYFVMLFLGSRD; from the coding sequence ATGTTAATCATCTTTTTAGTCTTTTTTTTGGTTGGGCTTTATGTTAGCAATAAGCTCAAGAGTAAGTTTAAGAAGTATTCGCAAATCGCTTTGCAATCGGGCCTTTCAGGAAGAGAAATAGCGGAATTGATGCTGCGCGACAATGGAATCACTGACGTGAAAGTAATTTCCGTGCAGGGGCATTTGTCTGATCACTATAATCCTGCCAACAAAACGGTAAATCTCAGCCCTGAAGTATATGCTGGTAGAAGTGCTGCTGCTGCTGCTGTGGCGGCTCACGAATGCGGACACGCTGTTCAGCACGCTACGGCTTATAGCTTTTTAGAATTCCGTTCGGCCATGGTGCCTATACAGAACATAAGTTCTAAAATCCTGAATTTCATTTTGATTGGCATGTTCTTTTTTGGCTTTGCCATGAAGTCCTTTGGCTTGGATACCATTTTTTTAGTTGTAGTCGCTGCGCAGTTTGTGATTACCATGTTTTCTTTGGTGACTTTGCCTGTGGAATTTGATGCCAGTAAGCGCGCACTTGCCTGGATCGACCAGCGAGGTATTGTGACGAGTCAAGAACATAGTATGGCTAAAGATGCTTTGCATTGGGCAGCCATGACCTATGTAGTAGCAGCCTTGGCGGCGATCACACAATTACTTTATTTTGTAATGCTGTTTTTGGGAAGTCGGGATTAG